Within the Saccharomonospora amisosensis genome, the region ACCGCGTCGCGGTCGGTTCGGCCGCCCGCCATGACCGCTCCGGCAGCCGCAGCAACTCCTGCTCGGCACCGCGCTCGCCCGAGGCGAGCGCGACGAGCAACCTCCTGCCGGGCGCTTCCCGGATGGCATGTCGTCGCTGCCGCCGCCTGCGGACCAGCTGCCAGCCGATCAGAGCAAGCACCAGCGCCAGCGCGACCGCACTGGTGCCGACGGCCATGAGGCCGGTGGCCGACAGCCTCATTGCCTGCGGGCTCTGCCGAGCAGGGCGGAGACCCGGCGGAGGAGTTCCTGCGGGTTGAACGGCTTGACGACGTAGTCGTCGGCGCCCGAGCTGAACCCGGTGTCGACGTCGCGGTCCTGCGCCCTCGCTGTGAGCATGATGATCGGCAGGTGTCTCGTGGCGGGTTCTTCTCGCAGTTGGCGGCAGACGTCGTAGCCGGACATCCCGGGCATCATCACGTCCAGCACAACCAGATCGGGCTGGTTGTCGGCGATCGCGGACAGTGCGGCTGGCCCGTCGCCGACGGTGTTGACGTCGTAGCCGGACATCTCGAGCTTGAACGCGACCAGGTCCCGGATGTCGGCGTCGTCGTCGACGACCAGAATCGTGGTCATGCCTCGCTCCCGGGGCCCGCCGCGTGTGCCAGGTGGTTCGCCACATCGGCGTTCCCGCTGCCGCCGTGCTGACGCGCGAACCGGGTGCGTATCACCTGATTCGGTAGTCACGGTGGCCTCGATGTGGGACAGCTCCCCTCGCCGTCCCGGCGAAGGCGGCAGAGGGCCGTGGCGAGCGCTTACAGTCGCGATTGTGCCCAACGGGTATTTCAGGCAACTGTGGGCCAGCGGCCCCGGTGCGGCAGGCCGCCAAGCCGGGCTGCTCTTCACGCTGGCCGCCGCGGCCACCGCCCTCGGAGTCCTCGTCTACACCGAGCAAACCCTGTTGCTGGCCTCGATCGCGGGCGCCAACCTGTTCTGCGGGCTGCTGGCGTGGTCGATGCCGTGGCAGCGGTGGGGCGAGCTGTGGCCCGCCGTTCTCGTCCTCCCGGCTTTCGCCTTGATCGCGATGGCCACGCTCGGTATGGGCAGCTATGCGGCGGTCGCGGCACCCTTC harbors:
- a CDS encoding response regulator transcription factor codes for the protein MTTILVVDDDADIRDLVAFKLEMSGYDVNTVGDGPAALSAIADNQPDLVVLDVMMPGMSGYDVCRQLREEPATRHLPIIMLTARAQDRDVDTGFSSGADDYVVKPFNPQELLRRVSALLGRARRQ